In Lolium perenne isolate Kyuss_39 chromosome 5, Kyuss_2.0, whole genome shotgun sequence, the sequence gcaggtggatttaaaatatcagaggcatcattagagttatcgcatatgggagataaagcattatcagagtgaaatagttcttccaaagctgaggagcaaaaaagattatttttatataaactagcttccccaagcttagacttttccatagcattcgcagtaattgcattcatactaaaacattgctactatcatgcaaataaggttccatagggtttttaattttcggatcaaaccatccatgtcttaaatcaggaaatagaataagaagctcattgttgtccattatgcctaactagtgtaaacaagaaacaaaaagatgcaattgcaggatctaaaggaaatagcttcgagcacaaacacaatggcgccgtaaAAGCATGCGttactggaaccggagtatgagtgccttttacctttcctccccggcaacggcgccagaaaagtgcttgatgtctacgggagcttctattcttgtagacagtgttgggcctccaagagcagaggtttgtagaacagcagcaagtttcccttaagtggatcacccaaggtttatcgatctcagggaggaagaggtcaaagatatccctctcaagcaaccctgcaaccacaaagcaagaagtctcttgtgtccccaacacacctaatacaataggtgcactagttcggcgaagagatagtgaaatacaagtaatatggatgtatatgagtagtaatagcaatctgaataaaatatggctgcgagtaaacatgcaacaaaacagtaaacaaacggagattcgatgcttggaagcaaggcccagggatcctgctttcactagtggacactctcaacaatgatcacataataggactactctacaccctcttgttggatgatgaacaccattgtgtaggattacacgaaccctcaatgccggagttaacatgcTCCAcagtattcaatgttcatatttaaataaccttagagtgcaagatagatcaacacaaccagaccaagtactaacatagcatgcacacttctaccatcacactatgaaaggaggaataggtcGCATCAAtatcatcatagtaatagttaacttcataatctacaagagatcacaatcatagcataaaccaagtacttcatgatgcacacactgccaacattacatcatggaggaggaatagactactttaataacatcactagagtagcacatagatgatattcaactagatcacataaagagagagatgaaccacatagctacagcggagccctcagccccgggggtgaattactccctcctcatcatggagacagcgatggcggtgaagatggcggtggagacggcggtggagatgactccgggggcaattccccgtcccggcagggtgccggaacagagagttctatcccccgaattggactttcgcgatggcggcggctctggatggttttctctgttttcgtcgaactccccgatgtttttaggtcacgaggcatcttataggcgaagaggcggcgcaaggaggcggctggggcccccacaccataggctggcgcggccagggggccacccgcgccgccttatggtgtgggccccctgctgcccgcctccgactctccttcggtgttccggaagcttccgggaattctaaaactttcggtgttgatttcgtccgattccgaaaatatttccttactaggatttctgaaaccaaaaacagcagaaaacagcaactggcctttcggcatctcgtcaataggttagttccggaaaacgcataaaaatgatataaagtgtgaacaaaacatgttggtattgtcataaaacaagcatggaacatcagaaattatagatacgttggagacgtatcacacatcaatccggaggcgaccatggcggtgtagagtcctccgggagatgattcccctctccggcagggtgccggaggcgatctcctgaatcccccgagatgggattggcggcggcggcgtctctgaaaggttttccgtatcgtggctctcggtactgggggtttcgcgacgaaggctttaagtaggcggaagggcaacgcggggggccacacgagggccccacacaacaggtcggcgcggccaagggctaggccgcgccgccctagtgtttgggcgcctcgtggccccacttcctttccccctcggtcttctggaagcttcgtgcaaaaataggaccctgggcgttgatttcgtccaattccgagaatatttccttactaggatttctgaaaccaaaaacagcagaaaacaacaactggctcttcggcatctcgttaataggttagtgccggaaaatgcataataatgacatataatgtgtataaaacatgtgagtatcatcataaaagtagcatggaacataagaaattatagatacgtttgagacgtatcagccggcaaGCTGCTGGCCTGGTTTCCTCTCAGATCGGTGAATCTGGGGAGGGTGCTCTCTCCGGGCACGGTCGTCTGTCGACTCTGCCGTGGAGCTTTGGGAGTCGGAGGGCTGTTGTTAGTGCTGTCTTCCCCtcggccggccgtggtggcgagggaggGGAAGGGGACGGTACAATCGCATTCCTCGTTAGGATTCTTAGGGTCTTTTTTTGAGATGCGACTGTCGCGTCGTGAAGCTTCCTCCGGCCGACCATGGTGGCAAGGGGAGGAGGTGGCTTGACGTGGCGTCGATGGTTGGGACCTATTGCTCGGGGTCCGTGGATTGGAGGTTCTGCTTGGTCTCCACCAGCTCCCGCCTGCCCGATGGCCTGGAAAAGATTACTAGCTCTCACCCCTCGGGGTGGGCACTCCTGCGGTGTTCAAAGCCCAATGTAGCGATGGTGGCGGCGGTGACTCGATGGTGTCTAAAGACGGGCGGCTTCCGGATTCGGTCTCTGTACTTGGGTGGTGACGATGAGGACGATGGGCTTGATTGCGATTTGGGGGTACGGTGTGTGGTCTTCTGGGTCCATATTGTATTTTTCATCTGTATACAATACAACTCTTTAGAAAACAACACTTTACCTGATATTTATTATTGTAACCGTCAAAATGAGTAATCTGAAACATATACATGTGGTAAGACCATAACAATTACCTTCAAGCAAGTTTAAAGTACAAGAGTTCAGTATGAAAATTACGATAATTCCAATCAGATATACGAGAAGGTTGTACCTGGACCCGGCGTGGTCTTCGCGCTCGCATCGTCGGCTTAACCAGGTGCCGTGGATCCACGGTTAATTTAGCGTTCTTTTACTGCTTCGAGGGGTTGTGGTGTTCGCGCGGCTTGGCCCACGTACGAACAAGAATGCAGTGTCTCTGTTCCAGATTagtagcagtagtagtagatgtctGTATTTTGTTCGGTAAGTTGAGTTTGTCTGGTACCGATCGGGGTTTTTGTGTGTGGGAGATGCGGTATTGGATACGTGTAGCATGAAAACGTACCCTTTGCAATGAATGAACCGAGAAAAGTTATTATGTCATGGTAGTAGATGCTGATTTATCTTGACCAATAAATAAACTCAATCAAACTTGAAACAATTCAACTTAGGACCATGTTAGACTCTGGGTTACTTTCAACGGCATGGAGTCGACGAGAGGTGAGGCTTTTGACTAGCCGGCCGGCCCATGTGAagcttggagcgctgactgagagTGGCCCACGAGGGAAGAAGGGAGCTTTCCAGACGTGACACGCGCCGGTCCAGGTCCAGCTGCTATCTGCTTCTTTCTTCCGGGGAAAGAAGTCCAGATAACCCCCCTAACTATCACGTTTGGGACACTAACCCCCCATAAGTTTAGATTGGGGCATTTAACCCCCCTAAGTATCAAATACCAGGCATTTTACCCCCTTAGCTGTTTTGATAGCTGTTTTGGTCCACGTGGCAAGTGGTTTTAGCCGACCTCCGCTACCGGAAGCTCTACGGCGTGCACTTCCACGTCAGCTGCTAGTCCCTCCGCCGGCCGCGTGTGGGCGCTGCCCCGCGGGCCGCACGTCGCCGGCTCCTTCCGCGATGCTGAGCTCGCCGATGTGCTCCCCGCCGCCTCCCTCCGCCAGCCGTGTCTGGGCGCTGCTCCGGCGGCCGCACCTCGCCACCTCCTTCCGCGACCTCGACGCCGAGCTCGCCGACGTGCTCCCCGTCGCCGCCCTCCGCCTCTCGCACGACCTGGCCGGACACCTCGAGCTCCTCCGTGCCCATTGCCGCCAACGTGCGGCCGCCCAGTACCACGACCCCGACGAGGCCGCGCTCCACGACCGCCACCTCGCCTCTCTCTACCAGTTCGAGTTCGAGCTCGAGCACCCGCCCGACCCCACCCCGCTCAAGTCGCTCCTCTCCAGCATCGTTGGACGGACGAGCCGACGGAGCTGCTGGCGGAGGCTGATGCGGACGCGGAAGACTCGCCTGTTGGAATGCGCCTCTGCCCGGACGCGCCGCTGTCGTGCACCTGGTGGTGGTGCAGGTTGATGCAGTTCGTCAGGTTGATGCAGTTGGTCAGGTTGATGCAGTTCGTCAGGTTGATGCAGTTGGTCAGGTGCGCGTGGTGGTGGTGCCGCTGCCGTGCGCGTGGTGGTGGTGCACTTGTGCAGATTGTTGCCTAAATCTCAACTACTCCTGCTCGCAAGTACTATGTATTATTCACAGCAGCTTTCTTTATCTCTTACTCCCTGCACCTGTCAGCATGTGACGTTGCCAGCAGCATATCTAGATGCACCGACGAGCAAGCGACCTACAGCGACGGCGACCACGCTCGATCGATCGAGGCAGCAGCTACGACCTACAGCGTGACAGTGACGACTAGTGCGGGAGAGAGGAGGAGCCAGCTGCTGGTCTGCTCAATCGAGGCTCAAAGCGACGGCGACACGGAATGACGAGCGGCGCGGTGCGGGAGAGATGAGGAGAACGGCGACCATGCTCAAAGCAAGGGGATTTGACCGGACCACTGTCCACTTGGACCAAAACCGCCCGCAAAACAGCCAATCCGATGCTAGGGGGGTTATTTGTGTGGTATGTGATACTTAAGGGGGTCATCTGTCCCAGTTAAAACTTAAGGGGGGTTAGTGTCCCAAACGTGATAGTTAGGGGGGGTATGTGGACTTCTTTCTTCTTCCGGGCAGCAGCAGATAGAGCGCACGCGCACGCCCTCTCTTCTCCAGTCTCCTCGCCATCGCCGAAGCCGAAACGAATTCCCAGCAGCATCGAGAGAGCAGAGATAAATACCGCATCCTCCTACTACTCCATAACCAACCCCGCACCGGATCGTATCAAATCCAATCCAATCGCATCGCATCGAATCCGAAGCGGTTGCCAtccaatctcccatcaaacttgcCGCTTCttcccctcctccaccaccaataccgccgccgccaccaccgacAAATCACAAGAACAAGCACTCCCCCGCggccaccgtcgccgtcgcctcagACTCCCCACAAGCGCCGGCTACTTCATCGTCGTCTAGCCTTCCGCCCCCGCAACGtatgttcttcctcctcttcttgccCCCGCTATTGCACTTCATCGCCGCCGCTGCGCTAGATTGGGATTGCTTGCTACTTGCCACTAGTTCACCGTCCAACAACCGGCCGGTTCTTCAGGCAAACCTGCCGGTCAAGTTTGGATCCACGCGCGGCCGCCAATTTTTACTCTTCCGATGTCCATCTATTTTTGGAGTCGGGGAtggcgggcgggcgggcgggcggggGTTGGCTCGCTCAAGGTTGATGGCCAAACCATGTTCTTCCCGCCCGCCCGGCCGTACGAGGGAACATTCATGCGATGCGTGCTGCCGGCCGAATCAAATCCACCGTCTTTTTCATGCGCTACTAGTTATGAAGCCGACCTACCTACCAGACACCCGCCACCGTTCTTGGCATGGCCCCCCGACTTTTCTTGCATTGCTCTTTATGGTTCACTTCACATGGACCACCTCGCCTCTGCCTTCTCTTCCTTTTGCTCGCCTTTACTCTCTGGCATCATGTACCATATGAAATTACCTACTACTGTAATTGACTGCTCTTGTTCAATGCAATAGCCAAATTTATACATGATTCTTGATCAAAACCCATCCTCCTCTAACAATGACCTGTGACTGCTGttgtacatgttttgctcaccgtAATTGACTGCTGTTGTTCAACGCAAGGCGCTATGCCATCGCCAAATTTACTTACGATTCTTGATCAAACCGATCTCTGGATTCATTTACCATATGAAATTACCTACTACTGTAATTGACTGCTCTTGTTCAATGCAATAGCCAAATTTATGCATGATTCTTGATCGAAACCCATCTCCAACAATGAACTTTGACTGCTCTTGTACATGTTTTGCTTACTGTAATTGACTGCAACGCCAGGATGCGGAGGCTCCAGCTGCCGCGGTGCTCCTTCAGGGAGGACGCCGACCCCGCCGACATGGCGGGGGCCATCTTCATGTCCAACAGCGAGACCAGGGAGCACTGCTTCGGGACCGGCGTCTTCGGGCTCCCGCCCGAGTACGAGCGCTTCGTCGCCAGGGTTAGGCAGGGGATGCCCCTCTTCCTCTTTGACTACACCGAGCGCAAGCTCTACGGGGTCTTTGAGGCCACCTCCGACGGCGGGATGGATatccgcaggggcgccttccggTTCACAGGCCGCACCTATCCCGCGCAGGTAAACCTTCCTCCTGTCATTTTCCCTCTTCTTTGCTATTCAATTTAATCCCTTGTAAACTTGTAATATGGtttaggtttttttttttgcatcctAGGGCTTAAATAAAGAATCTTATCTGTAGGTAGATATGCTTAATTAGCTTATGTTGGAGCTGTATATTACTATTTATTCTTGAAAATGTGCATTTACTACTTGCTGGCCGTTCGAGCAAATGAATATGGAGCTAGCTTCACAGTGGTAACTATTGATTACTAGTCCACCGCAATATGGCTCAGGGAACTCGAGGATGTGtagtgattcgatgatctctggaaTGCAATCTTCCTTTTATGTTTCAATTAATTCGAGATTCTAATTCTAATGGTAGGAGGACCTGGCTCATTTACAATTGTATATAAAAGTTGGTGCTGGAATTGTATATCTTGATTATTGTTGAAAAATCACATTTACTTACTATCTCAACGCCCAAGCATATGAATGAATTCAACTTGTAATTGTGAACATGGCAAGGAAGTGTACCCTGTACTTTCTATAAGAGTTTGCGGTGGTTCAACCATATGTCAGCTGCAATTGCACTACATTGGTTCAAATAAAGAGAGTGGACATGCCCCAATTACTTACTGTATGAAGAGTTGGTGGAACTATATATTCCCAATTATTGTTGAAAATCTGCTTTTACTACTAGCCGAATGTGCTAGCATTTACATTCAACTTGTAATTGTGAACATGGCAAGAAGGGTATCGTGAACTGTCTATAAGAGTTATTATTATCTGCTTGGCGGGGACTGCTGCTTTTTTATATACTAATAATTAACTATTCATTCGGTTTTGAGCTGTTGTTTTCCCTAGGTTTGCTTCAGTATTGTTTGGAAGTGCAGACCACTCACCGAAGATGAGTTTTTTCCTGCCATAGAAGACAACTACTATATCTCAAAAAAGTTCTACTTTGACCTTTCCTGCCAGCAGGTTTGCTATGGAACTTAATATTTTAAATTCATGAACCTTCCAAtccagggttagggtttggtggtTAATCTTGTTTCCATTTGCAGGTCGTCAACCTGTATGGGTTGTTTGACAAGAAAAGGGTACCGCATCCTGTTTCCAATTATTCAACACGTGCTTATCTGGAAAAAGAGCACTCCAGTAGAGGGAGACCAGACAAAAGGAGCTTGAGTCCAAATGTTTCTCCACTTTCTGCTGATCAATCGCACTCTTTAATACCCTCAAGTTCTGCAGTCGAAACAAACTGCTCTGCCTCTACAAGCATGCACCCAATTGTTCCACATAGTTTTGAGGCACAGCCAAATGTGTCGATGCCCTTGGTTACTGAACCTTTTGGAGTCCAAACTGCTCCCATCCACAGCAAACAACTAAAATTACCTTATTATAGTCATGAAGACCTCCGAGATGTTCCAACAATAACTCAAGTAGCTGCTGCTTGCTCTCAAACACGTACATACCATGGAGATCAGTTTGTTGCAAATCAGTCATACCCATTATCTCATGATTATCTGCAAAATAGGTTGTCCTCTGGATGCAGCACACAAGGCCCAACTGATGGAGTTAGGCTGTCTTTAAAGCAGCCATATGAAGGCAGTAGCTCATTATATTCTCGCTATTCAACACAGCTTCCAACTGGTGATGATAGAAGCTATTTGACTCCGTATGTCCCTTCATATCCTCATCTTTCACAGCACAATGCCAACTTGGAGGATGACTACGACAACTGTGAACAATGCAAAGCGATTTATGCATCTGAGCATCGGCATTTGAACAGGGCAAAATCCCTAACACCTGAATTAACTCAACAAGGTATTCCGGCATACCCTGAAGCTCCTGAAGTATCAGCAATCAGTCAACAGAAAGAATGCTTTGCTGGCTACATCCCCATCCCTGATTGCGCGGAAGACTTTGAAAAGGATCAACCGAGACGTGATTTTAATCGTGATGTTTCAGGCTCGTCAGGTTCTGGACATGATACAGGAGCCTACATGTCAAACCAACCGTATACTAATCATGATGTAGGAGCTGAAAG encodes:
- the LOC127303020 gene encoding uncharacterized protein; translated protein: MRRLQLPRCSFREDADPADMAGAIFMSNSETREHCFGTGVFGLPPEYERFVARVRQGMPLFLFDYTERKLYGVFEATSDGGMDIRRGAFRFTGRTYPAQVCFSIVWKCRPLTEDEFFPAIEDNYYISKKFYFDLSCQQVVNLYGLFDKKRVPHPVSNYSTRAYLEKEHSSRGRPDKRSLSPNVSPLSADQSHSLIPSSSAVETNCSASTSMHPIVPHSFEAQPNVSMPLVTEPFGVQTAPIHSKQLKLPYYSHEDLRDVPTITQVAAACSQTRTYHGDQFVANQSYPLSHDYLQNRLSSGCSTQGPTDGVRLSLKQPYEGSSSLYSRYSTQLPTGDDRSYLTPYVPSYPHLSQHNANLEDDYDNCEQCKAIYASEHRHLNRAKSLTPELTQQGIPAYPEAPEVSAISQQKECFAGYIPIPDCAEDFEKDQPRRDFNRDVSGSSGSGHDTGAYMSNQPYTNHDVGAESNITVPSQRQQKTVFSRLSMKPQPLPQEIPGPSLNQLLYSLSKRTEQWSSKTRSPTEDVCKQLVRAQDIDRPYAPSELNLPTELEEESVDPPFLNFKRRSKAASLDANGGNEGSVKPKRRKLVRPSFGQSNSTASSGKELQENAVVEMNHSPAKTVGKELQENVIMEMTNTSVETVGNKLKENVTMERYHSPVKTGGNDFQENVIMEMTHTHVKTVENKLQENVMMERNHSPVETGGNKFYIDLNEPASVDSDLVEDASIVTPPPVAVKTQIVKPTDVDINQLSCSNSKEVNSKQDQSSGSGAPTEKITLDLNITDLNTMDEAKLQAILGSSLLQALDKLRNGKSNDSEKANKSSLCGKNSVVKMEVKADTSTNRRCN